A genomic segment from Spinacia oleracea cultivar Varoflay chromosome 3, BTI_SOV_V1, whole genome shotgun sequence encodes:
- the LOC110788426 gene encoding uncharacterized protein, with protein MEDSNIHYGFEEATATAVPTANHGWQKVTYSKKRKNQQQDNKQKPATAVAASVGSSVDKDGNVFRAIEQQSEDRHRRIVEAQRKSAAFDDDDDVARKPRSKKRDDSDDSESDKERENGNIVEKGDNKEKKKKKKADKRPKVSVSEAASKLDAGDLSAFLIDLSGSYESHEDIQLMRFADYFARAFSGVSSAQFPWVKLFRESPVAKLSEIPISHIPDAVYKTSIDWISQRSVPALSSFVILLLDSILADLNHQVPNVKNAKKATQQAQSKSQVALFVVLAMVLRRKADVLVSLLLTLRENPKYQGQEKLTVIIWMISQACQGDLAVGLYAWAHNLLPLLNSKSTSNPLCRDLILQLIERILVAPKARSILVNGAVRKGERLIPPAELEILMRVTFPVSSARVKATERFEAVYPVLKEVALAGAPGSKAMKQVTLQIFGFAILAAGEGKPELAKEATDITVWCLAQNSDIYKQWDKVYLDNLEASVSILKKLSVQRREQHVNQSSIETVKQTVKSFQQKNEKALAGESSGQAALLKDANKHCKVILGRLSRSHGCVKALFLVAVATAVGAAVMSSNVESFDWKRVSVMLSSFQSF; from the exons ATGGAAGATTCAAACATCCATTACGGCTTCGAGGAAGCCACCGCCACGGCCGTGCCTACCGCCAACCACGGCTGGCAGAAGGTTACTTAttccaagaaaagaaagaatcaGCAGCAGGACAACAAGCAGAAGCCCGCCACCGCGGTCGCCGCCTCCGTCGGTTCTTCTGTTGATAAGGATGGAAACGTTTTCCGAGCAATCGAGCAGCAGTCGGAGGATCGCCACCGTCGAATTGTGGAGGCGCAGAGGAAATCTGCTGCTTtcgatgatgacgatgatgttGCTCGGAAGCCTAGATCGAAGAAGCGCGATGATTCCGATGACAGTGAATCcgataaggagagagaaaatggtaaTATCGTTGAGAAGGGTGATAACaaggagaagaaaaagaagaagaaggctGATAAGAGACCTAAGGTGTCGGTTTCGGAGGCTGCGTCGAAGTTGGATGCCGGTGATTTGTCTGCATTTCTCATTGATTTGTCG GGTTCTTATGAATCTCATGAGGATATACAATTGATGCGATTCGCGGATTATTTCGCACGGGCTTTTTCAGGGGTGAGTTCTGCCCAGTTTCCGTGGGTTAAGTTATTCAGGGAATCTCCAGTAGCGAAACTATCCGAG ATCCCTATCTCCCACATCCCTGATGCCGTTTATAAGACATCGATTGACTGGATCAGTCAACGTTCAGTGCCCGCCCTTAGTTCCTTTGTAATTTTGCTACTGGATAGTATTCTTGCGGATTTAAACCATCAAGTCCCTAACGtgaagaatgctaaaaaggcaACTCAACAGGCACAATCCAAATCTCAG GTTGCTTTATTTGTGGTTTTGGCAATGGTCTTAAGGCGAAAAGCTGATGTTCTTGTTAGTTTGCTGCTTACATTAAGGGAGAACCCTAAGTATCAAGGACAAGAGAAGCTTACCGTCATCATATGGATGATATCTCAG GCCTGTCAAGGAGATTTGGCTGTTGGCTTATATGCTTGGGCTCATAACCTCTTGCCATTGCTCAACAGCAAATCCACTAGCAATCCACTTTGTAGGGATCTGATTTTGCAGTTGATTGAAAG AATTTTGGTAGCCCCAAAGGCTCGTTCTATCCTGGTTAATGGAGCTGTTAGGAAAGGAGAACGTCTAATCCCTCCAGCTGAGTTAGAGATTTTGATGCGGGTTACATTCCCTGTGTCATCTGCCAGAGTAAAG GCAACTGAAAGATTTGAGGCTGTCTACCCAGTCCTGAAAGAAGTTGCTCTTGCTGGCGCTCCTGGAAGCAAAGCAATGAAACAAGTTACGCTGCAGATATTTGGGTTTGCAATTTTAGCAGCTGGAGAAG GCAAGCCTGAGCTGGCTAAAGAAGCCACTGATATCACAGTTTGGTGCTTGGCTCAAAACAGTGACATTTATAAGCAATGG GACAAAGTGTACCTGGATAATCTGGAGGCAAGTGTCTCCATTCTGAAAAAGCTTTCTGTACAGAGAAGGGAACAGCATGTCAATCAGTCATCTATTGAGACTGTGAAGCAGACTGTGAAGAGTTTCCAGCAAAAG AATGAAAAGGCATTAGCTGGTGAGAGTTCAGGACAAGCAGCTCTCCTCAAGGATGCTAACAAGCACTGTAAAGTGATTTTGGGAAGATTATCACGTAGTCATGGCTGTGTGAAAGCCTTGTTTTTGGTTGCTGTTGCAACGGCTGTCGGTGCTGCTGTGATGTCTTCTAATGTGGAGTCGTTTGATTGGAAGAGGGTATCTGTGATGCTCAGCTCCTTTCAATCTTTCTAA